One genomic region from Conexibacter woesei DSM 14684 encodes:
- the rplP gene encoding 50S ribosomal protein L16: protein MLSPKRVKFRKQHRGRRRGLSRGQVKVQFGEYGLKALEEGWLTNRQIEAARIAMTRKIRRGGKVWINVYPDKPYTKKPAETRMGSGKGSPEGWVAVVKPGRVMFELGGVSEELAREAMRLAGHKLPVKTRFVMREDG from the coding sequence AAGTTCCGCAAGCAGCACCGCGGCCGGCGCCGCGGTCTGTCGCGCGGTCAGGTCAAGGTCCAGTTCGGTGAGTACGGCCTCAAGGCGCTCGAAGAGGGCTGGCTGACGAACCGCCAGATCGAGGCCGCTCGTATCGCCATGACCCGCAAGATCAGACGCGGTGGCAAGGTGTGGATCAACGTCTACCCGGACAAGCCCTACACGAAGAAGCCGGCCGAGACCCGCATGGGTTCCGGCAAGGGCTCTCCGGAGGGCTGGGTTGCCGTCGTGAAGCCGGGCCGCGTGATGTTCGAGCTGGGCGGCGTGTCGGAGGAGCTTGCGCGCGAGGCGATGCGCCTCGCCGGTCACAAGCTCCCCGTGAAGACGAGATTCGTCATGCGAGAGGACGGCTGA
- the rpmC gene encoding 50S ribosomal protein L29 has translation MTNATELRDMDDAALNDHLQTARRELFGLRFQHATGELENTARLRLAKREVARVLTVVRERGIDADNKELSR, from the coding sequence ATGACCAACGCGACTGAGCTGCGGGACATGGACGACGCCGCTCTGAACGATCACCTGCAGACCGCGCGGCGCGAGCTGTTCGGCCTGCGATTCCAGCACGCGACGGGCGAGCTGGAGAACACCGCTCGCCTGCGCCTCGCAAAGCGCGAGGTCGCGCGCGTCCTCACGGTCGTGCGCGAGCGAGGAATTGACGCTGACAACAAGGAACTGAGTCGCTAG
- the rpsQ gene encoding 30S ribosomal protein S17 produces the protein MADEEQNENVEETTVAPEAEAAEETAAPEATAGASVPQLAPKERRQQARAAKAAKVGTRSAQTIEDRQAERAAKRAKNAARRRTLRAKAREAAKATPRGEPTPPREHGEGRQKLRQGVVISDKADKTITVRIDMARRHRRYEKIVRSSTTLHAHDESNDANAGDTVIIRESRPLSRLKRWRLVEVVERAK, from the coding sequence ATGGCCGACGAAGAGCAGAACGAGAACGTCGAGGAGACCACCGTGGCGCCCGAGGCCGAGGCGGCTGAGGAAACCGCCGCGCCTGAGGCGACGGCCGGTGCCTCCGTGCCGCAGCTTGCGCCGAAGGAGCGTCGTCAGCAGGCGCGCGCCGCCAAGGCCGCCAAGGTCGGGACGCGCTCCGCGCAGACGATCGAGGACCGCCAGGCGGAGCGTGCCGCGAAGCGCGCGAAGAACGCGGCGAGACGCCGCACCCTCCGCGCGAAGGCGCGCGAGGCTGCGAAGGCGACGCCGAGAGGCGAGCCGACGCCGCCGCGCGAGCACGGCGAGGGCCGCCAGAAGCTGCGGCAGGGCGTCGTCATCTCCGACAAGGCTGACAAGACCATCACCGTGCGCATCGACATGGCACGTCGTCATCGCCGCTACGAGAAGATCGTGCGCAGCTCGACGACGCTGCACGCACATGACGAGAGCAACGATGCGAACGCCGGTGACACGGTCATCATCCGCGAGTCCCGCCCGCTGTCGCGCCTGAAGCGCTGGCGCCTCGTCGAGGTCGTGGAGCGTGCCAAGTGA
- the rplN gene encoding 50S ribosomal protein L14 — protein sequence MIQNETRLKVADNTGAREILCIRVRGGSRRKYAGVGDIIVATVKQASPQGSVKKGEVVTAVVVRTKKTYGREDGTYIGFDENAAVIIDAQNNPRGTRIFGPVARELRERNFMKIVSLAPEVL from the coding sequence GTGATCCAGAACGAGACACGTCTCAAGGTCGCCGACAACACCGGTGCCCGCGAGATCCTCTGCATCCGCGTGCGCGGCGGCTCCCGTCGCAAGTACGCTGGTGTCGGCGACATCATCGTCGCCACCGTGAAGCAGGCCAGCCCGCAGGGGTCGGTCAAGAAGGGCGAGGTCGTCACCGCGGTCGTCGTCCGCACGAAGAAGACGTACGGCCGTGAAGACGGCACGTACATCGGCTTCGACGAGAACGCTGCCGTGATCATCGACGCACAGAACAACCCGCGCGGAACGCGCATCTTCGGGCCGGTGGCCCGCGAGCTGCGCGAGCGCAACTTCATGAAGATCGTCTCGCTCGCGCCGGAGGTGCTCTGA
- the rplX gene encoding 50S ribosomal protein L24 has product MPARIRRDDEVIVISGKDKGKTGRVLRVDPEKDRVYVEGLNIVKRHQRPTPGRPDSVAGVIEREGAIHASNVMLLDPKDNKPTRVGIEIHEGRRFRVARRSGTRID; this is encoded by the coding sequence ATGCCCGCCCGGATTCGTAGAGACGACGAGGTCATCGTGATCAGCGGGAAGGACAAGGGCAAGACGGGCAGAGTGCTGCGCGTCGACCCCGAGAAGGACCGCGTCTACGTCGAAGGCCTCAACATCGTCAAGCGGCATCAGCGTCCGACGCCGGGTCGTCCCGACTCCGTCGCGGGCGTCATCGAGCGCGAGGGCGCGATCCACGCCTCGAACGTGATGCTGCTCGACCCGAAGGACAACAAGCCGACGCGTGTCGGCATCGAGATCCACGAAGGCAGACGCTTCCGCGTCGCCCGCCGCTCCGGCACCCGCATCGACTGA
- the rplE gene encoding 50S ribosomal protein L5: MPARLKERYVNEIRPSLVEQFSYSSPMQAPKITKITLNMGVGEAKQDSKQLDQATEQLAAIAGQKPSVRRARKSIAAFKLREGMPVGLSVTLRDDRAYEFLDRLLSIAIPRIRDFRGLNPRSFDGRGNYSMGVREQVIFPEIDYDKVDQVRGLDITFTTTAETDDEAFALLNSFGMPFAKDGRPGGAAVTTGS; the protein is encoded by the coding sequence ATGCCCGCACGACTCAAAGAACGCTACGTCAACGAGATTCGCCCGAGCCTGGTGGAGCAGTTCTCCTACTCCAGCCCGATGCAGGCGCCGAAGATCACGAAGATCACGCTCAACATGGGCGTCGGCGAGGCGAAGCAGGATTCCAAGCAGCTCGATCAGGCGACCGAGCAGCTCGCCGCGATCGCCGGCCAGAAGCCGAGCGTCCGCCGCGCGCGCAAGTCGATCGCGGCCTTCAAGCTGCGCGAGGGGATGCCGGTCGGGCTCAGCGTCACGCTGCGCGACGACCGCGCCTACGAGTTCCTCGACCGACTGCTGTCGATCGCGATCCCGCGTATCCGCGACTTCCGCGGACTCAACCCGAGATCGTTCGACGGCCGCGGCAACTACTCGATGGGTGTCCGCGAGCAGGTCATCTTCCCCGAGATCGATTACGACAAGGTCGATCAGGTCCGCGGTCTGGACATCACGTTCACGACCACCGCGGAAACCGACGACGAAGCCTTCGCGCTGCTGAACTCGTTCGGCATGCCGTTCGCGAAGGACGGGCGCCCTGGCGGGGCGGCCGTGACGACAGGGAGCTAG
- a CDS encoding type Z 30S ribosomal protein S14: MAKTSQRVRQLRTPKYRTRRYTRCRRCGRPRAVYRKFGMCRICLRELAHNGYIPGMTKSSW; this comes from the coding sequence ATGGCGAAGACCTCACAGCGCGTCCGCCAGTTGCGGACTCCGAAGTACAGAACGCGCAGATACACGCGCTGCCGTCGCTGCGGTCGTCCGCGGGCGGTCTACCGCAAGTTCGGGATGTGCCGCATCTGCCTGCGCGAGCTCGCGCACAACGGCTACATCCCCGGTATGACGAAGAGCTCCTGGTAG
- the rpsH gene encoding 30S ribosomal protein S8, whose translation MSMTDPIADFLTRVRNGARASHETVLIPSSKLKRELARILKEQGYIEGYELEAANAEHPAEQIKIKLKYTGNRRPVIQGIQRVSRPGQRTYVGAGEIPKIQGGLGTAIISTSKGVMTGHEARREGVGGEVVAKVW comes from the coding sequence ATGTCGATGACCGACCCCATCGCCGACTTCCTCACGCGCGTTCGCAACGGCGCGCGGGCTTCGCACGAGACCGTGCTGATCCCGTCGTCCAAGCTCAAGCGCGAGCTGGCCCGCATCCTCAAGGAGCAGGGCTACATCGAGGGCTACGAGCTCGAAGCGGCCAACGCCGAGCATCCGGCTGAGCAGATCAAGATCAAGCTGAAGTACACGGGCAACCGCCGTCCCGTGATCCAGGGCATCCAGCGCGTGTCGCGCCCGGGCCAGCGGACGTATGTCGGCGCCGGCGAGATCCCGAAGATCCAGGGTGGCCTCGGCACGGCCATCATCTCGACGTCCAAGGGCGTCATGACCGGTCACGAGGCGCGCCGCGAGGGCGTCGGTGGCGAGGTCGTGGCGAAGGTGTGGTGA
- the rplF gene encoding 50S ribosomal protein L6, with protein MSRIGKKPIPVPAGVSVAIEPERVTVNGPKGELFERVHRDITVEQVGEEIVVTRPTDRGEHRALHGLTRSLVANMVEGVTNGYEKRLEIQGVGYRAQLKGRDLELALGYSHPVPIKAPDGIEFEVPIPTRITVKGISKQLVGEVAANIRKQRKPEPYKGKGIRYEGEYVARKVGKRA; from the coding sequence ATGAGTCGTATCGGCAAGAAGCCCATCCCCGTCCCCGCAGGCGTCTCCGTCGCGATCGAGCCCGAGCGCGTCACCGTCAACGGCCCGAAGGGCGAGCTGTTCGAGCGCGTCCACCGCGACATCACGGTGGAGCAGGTCGGCGAGGAGATCGTCGTCACGCGCCCGACGGACCGCGGCGAGCACCGTGCGCTGCACGGCCTCACGCGTTCGCTCGTCGCGAACATGGTCGAAGGCGTGACCAACGGCTACGAGAAGAGACTCGAGATCCAGGGCGTCGGCTACCGCGCCCAGCTCAAGGGCAGAGACCTCGAGCTGGCGCTCGGCTACTCGCACCCGGTCCCGATCAAGGCGCCCGACGGCATCGAGTTCGAGGTCCCGATCCCGACCAGAATCACGGTCAAGGGCATCTCGAAGCAGCTCGTCGGCGAGGTCGCCGCGAACATTCGCAAGCAGCGGAAGCCGGAGCCCTACAAGGGCAAGGGCATCCGTTATGAGGGCGAGTACGTCGCCCGGAAGGTCGGTAAGCGCGCATGA
- the rplR gene encoding 50S ribosomal protein L18 → MTVLSKPTKRLKRRRRVRAKVAGTAERPRISVFRSNRGISAQLIDDDRGHTLAAVNWTEDGVRDLRSTDQARRVGELLAERAKAAGVETVVFDRGGYQYHGRVKALAEGAREGGLAF, encoded by the coding sequence ATGACCGTTCTCAGCAAGCCCACGAAGCGCCTCAAGCGCCGCCGGCGCGTGCGCGCGAAGGTCGCCGGCACCGCCGAGCGTCCGCGCATCTCGGTGTTCCGCTCCAACCGCGGCATCAGCGCCCAACTCATCGACGACGATCGCGGTCACACGCTCGCCGCCGTCAACTGGACCGAGGACGGCGTGCGCGACCTGCGCTCGACCGACCAGGCTCGCCGTGTCGGCGAGCTGCTCGCCGAGCGCGCGAAGGCCGCCGGCGTCGAGACCGTGGTGTTCGACCGCGGCGGTTACCAGTACCACGGCCGCGTGAAGGCACTCGCGGAGGGCGCCCGGGAGGGCGGCCTCGCCTTCTAA
- the rpsE gene encoding 30S ribosomal protein S5 yields MAIDRSVSASGYDLQERVVEINRVAKVVKGGRRFSFTALVVVGDEREIVGVGYGKANEVPVAIQKGVERAKKNLIRVPKHGSTITHPTLGIFGSGRVLLKPASPGTGVIAGGGVRAVLELAGIHDILSKSLGTQNPINLVKATMAGLESLRRPEEVAELRGLSVNAVLGLQPAGEGAEDLTEENTDEPVGAGAETNA; encoded by the coding sequence ATGGCCATCGACCGTTCCGTATCAGCCTCCGGCTACGACCTGCAAGAGCGGGTCGTCGAGATCAACCGTGTTGCGAAGGTCGTCAAGGGCGGCCGTCGCTTCTCCTTCACCGCGCTGGTCGTGGTGGGTGACGAGCGCGAGATCGTCGGCGTCGGCTACGGCAAGGCGAACGAGGTTCCGGTCGCGATTCAGAAGGGCGTCGAGCGCGCCAAGAAGAACCTGATCCGCGTCCCGAAGCACGGCTCCACGATCACGCACCCGACGCTCGGCATCTTCGGCTCGGGCCGCGTGCTGCTCAAGCCCGCCTCGCCCGGTACCGGCGTCATCGCCGGCGGTGGCGTGCGCGCGGTGCTGGAGCTCGCCGGCATCCACGACATCCTGTCGAAGAGCCTCGGCACGCAGAACCCGATCAACCTCGTGAAGGCGACGATGGCCGGCCTCGAGTCGCTGCGCCGCCCGGAAGAGGTCGCCGAGCTGCGCGGCCTGTCCGTCAACGCGGTGCTCGGCCTGCAGCCGGCCGGCGAAGGCGCCGAGGATCTGACCGAGGAGAACACCGACGAGCCGGTCGGGGCGGGTGCGGAGACCAACGCATGA
- the rpmD gene encoding 50S ribosomal protein L30, translating into MSTTLKITQTKSRNGANQRQLDTLRSIGLRKIGHTVEQQDSPQMRGMVHAVRHLVKVEEAA; encoded by the coding sequence ATGAGCACCACGCTGAAGATCACCCAGACCAAGTCGCGCAACGGCGCCAACCAGCGTCAGCTCGACACGCTCCGCTCGATCGGCCTGCGCAAGATCGGCCACACGGTGGAGCAGCAGGACTCCCCGCAGATGCGCGGGATGGTCCATGCCGTCCGTCATCTCGTCAAGGTCGAGGAAGCTGCATGA
- the rplO gene encoding 50S ribosomal protein L15, whose translation MSPVKEEAEREERIGLHNLRPAPGHRKPRKRVGRGEGSGLGKTAGRGQKGAGSRSGSKDRARFEGGQMPIHMRMRKLRGPHMKKSMPFEMFRTHTQPVNLADLDERFESGAEVTLEAMRAKGLATRRGIAVKVLAKGEITKPLTVHANAFSAAARERIEAAGGTAQLLDG comes from the coding sequence ATGAGCCCTGTGAAGGAAGAGGCCGAGCGCGAGGAGCGCATCGGCCTCCACAACCTCAGACCCGCTCCGGGTCACCGCAAGCCGCGCAAGCGCGTCGGCCGCGGTGAGGGCTCCGGCCTCGGCAAGACCGCCGGTCGCGGCCAGAAGGGCGCGGGCTCGCGCTCCGGCTCGAAGGATCGCGCTCGCTTCGAGGGCGGCCAGATGCCGATTCACATGCGGATGCGCAAGCTGCGCGGCCCGCACATGAAGAAGTCGATGCCGTTCGAGATGTTCCGGACGCACACCCAGCCGGTCAACCTGGCCGACCTGGATGAGCGCTTCGAGTCCGGCGCCGAGGTCACGCTCGAGGCGATGCGCGCCAAGGGCCTTGCGACCCGCAGAGGTATCGCGGTCAAGGTGCTCGCCAAGGGCGAGATCACCAAGCCGCTGACGGTGCATGCCAATGCCTTCAGTGCGGCCGCGCGTGAGCGCATCGAGGCCGCCGGCGGTACCGCTCAGCTCCTCGACGGCTAA
- the secY gene encoding preprotein translocase subunit SecY, producing MLSTILNAFTVPEIRKKLAFTALLLALYRLGSHIPAPGINSEAVEEIQRNFSNGGILNFLNLFSGGGLSRIALFALGIMPYVTASIILQLLTVVVPSLERLQREGEVGQQRITQYTRYLTVGLAFAQSIAYVFLFRSFQQSAGASVIENFTLAKVMLIAICLTAGCMLVMWMGELITQRGIGNGISLMIMASIVAGFPQGVRAWWTSPDPVFKVMMPFLALAIIAAIVFVQEGQRRIPVQYARRVIGQRMTQGGQTYLPLRVNMAGVIPVIFAASIMAFPPTIGQLINSPWANDMANFFSPSGWAYLVGEAVFIILFTYMYTAITFNPVEQADNLKRYGGFIPGVRPGRPTAEFLDRILARLTFPGAIFLALVAAGPTILINQTNANFFFGGTSILIVIGVALDTMKQLEAQLMMRNYEGFLR from the coding sequence GTGCTCTCGACGATTCTGAACGCGTTCACGGTCCCGGAGATCCGGAAGAAGCTCGCCTTCACGGCGCTTCTTCTGGCCCTGTACCGCCTTGGATCGCACATCCCGGCTCCGGGCATCAACTCGGAGGCCGTGGAGGAGATCCAGAGAAACTTCTCCAACGGCGGCATCCTCAACTTCCTGAACCTCTTCTCCGGCGGCGGTCTCTCCCGCATCGCGCTGTTCGCGCTCGGGATCATGCCGTACGTCACCGCCTCGATCATCCTCCAGCTGCTGACGGTCGTCGTGCCGTCGCTCGAGCGGCTGCAGAGAGAGGGCGAGGTCGGGCAGCAGCGGATCACGCAGTACACGCGCTACCTGACGGTCGGACTCGCGTTCGCCCAGTCCATAGCGTACGTCTTCCTCTTCCGCTCCTTCCAGCAGTCGGCCGGCGCTTCCGTGATCGAGAACTTCACGCTCGCCAAGGTGATGCTGATCGCGATCTGTCTCACCGCAGGCTGCATGCTCGTCATGTGGATGGGCGAGCTGATCACCCAGCGCGGCATAGGAAACGGCATCTCGCTGATGATCATGGCGAGCATCGTCGCGGGCTTCCCGCAGGGCGTCCGCGCCTGGTGGACGAGCCCGGACCCGGTCTTCAAGGTGATGATGCCGTTCCTCGCGCTCGCGATCATCGCCGCGATCGTCTTCGTCCAGGAAGGCCAGCGCCGAATCCCGGTGCAGTACGCCCGCCGCGTGATCGGTCAGCGGATGACGCAGGGCGGTCAGACCTACCTGCCGCTGCGCGTGAACATGGCCGGCGTCATCCCGGTCATCTTCGCCGCGAGCATCATGGCCTTCCCGCCGACGATCGGCCAGCTGATCAACAGCCCATGGGCCAACGACATGGCGAACTTCTTCTCGCCGTCCGGCTGGGCCTATCTCGTCGGCGAAGCGGTCTTCATCATCCTGTTCACGTACATGTACACCGCGATCACGTTCAATCCGGTGGAACAGGCGGACAACCTCAAACGCTACGGCGGCTTCATCCCAGGGGTACGACCAGGGCGGCCCACGGCCGAGTTCCTCGACCGCATCCTCGCTCGCCTCACGTTCCCGGGGGCGATCTTCCTTGCGCTCGTGGCGGCCGGCCCGACGATCCTGATCAACCAGACAAACGCCAACTTCTTCTTCGGTGGCACGTCGATCCTGATCGTCATCGGCGTCGCGCTCGACACGATGAAACAGCTCGAGGCGCAGCTGATGATGCGCAACTACGAGGGCTTCCTCAGATGA
- a CDS encoding adenylate kinase gives MNLILFGPPGAGKGTQAARLQDDFRLPYVATGDILRAAVKDGTELGRAAKAYMDAGDLVPDELVIDLIVERISADDSRDGFILDGFPRNRAQADALGEAFDRLGRRITAVLLIDVPDDDLVRRITGRRVSAKTGRPYHVETDPPKHEGRCDIDGSRLIQRDDDRPDVVRKRLEVYHRETEPLISYYDDKGLLRRVDGTRSPTEVHDHIRAVLATLRLEEDL, from the coding sequence CTGAACCTCATCCTCTTCGGCCCTCCGGGGGCCGGCAAGGGCACCCAGGCCGCTCGTCTCCAGGACGACTTCCGCCTGCCCTACGTCGCCACGGGCGACATCCTCCGTGCCGCCGTCAAGGACGGCACCGAGCTCGGCAGAGCCGCCAAGGCGTACATGGACGCCGGCGACCTCGTGCCGGACGAGCTGGTCATCGACCTGATCGTCGAGCGCATCAGCGCCGACGACAGCCGCGACGGCTTCATCCTCGACGGCTTCCCGCGCAACCGCGCGCAGGCCGACGCACTCGGCGAGGCGTTCGACAGACTCGGCCGCCGCATCACCGCCGTGCTGCTGATCGACGTCCCCGACGACGACCTCGTCAGACGGATCACCGGGCGGCGCGTGAGCGCCAAGACCGGCCGGCCGTACCACGTCGAGACGGACCCGCCGAAGCACGAGGGCCGCTGCGACATCGACGGCTCGCGCCTGATCCAGCGCGACGACGACAGACCGGACGTCGTGCGCAAGCGCCTCGAGGTCTACCATCGTGAGACCGAGCCGCTGATCTCGTACTACGACGACAAGGGCCTGCTGCGCCGTGTCGACGGGACCCGCAGTCCGACCGAGGTCCACGACCACATCCGCGCGGTGCTCGCCACGCTGCGGCTCGAAGAAGACCTGTGA
- the map gene encoding type I methionyl aminopeptidase: MIVKKTPEQIDKMAAAGAILVRTLNLLEGKVRAGVTTKELDDAAEKFIRSQGATPAFKGYRGFPGSICASPNSMVVHGIPGPYKLERGDILSVDVGVVYDGWVADAARTFPVGPVSAIASKLLETTEGSLMAAVPHCKPGNRLGDVSNAIQRHVEAEGLSIVRSLVGHGIGRDMHEDPQIPNYGPAGRGPLLEEGMVLAIEPMVTAGRHQVRMADDHWAIYSQDGSLAAHFEFTIAITGDGPRVLTPWHENGEQAAA; encoded by the coding sequence GTGATCGTCAAGAAGACACCGGAGCAGATCGACAAGATGGCGGCGGCGGGGGCGATCCTCGTCCGCACGCTCAACCTGCTCGAGGGCAAGGTCCGCGCAGGCGTCACGACGAAGGAGCTCGACGACGCGGCCGAGAAGTTCATCCGCTCCCAGGGCGCGACGCCCGCGTTCAAGGGCTACCGCGGCTTCCCGGGCTCGATCTGCGCCTCGCCGAACTCGATGGTCGTCCACGGGATCCCCGGTCCCTACAAGCTCGAGCGCGGCGACATCCTGTCCGTCGACGTCGGCGTCGTCTACGACGGCTGGGTCGCCGACGCGGCACGCACGTTCCCGGTCGGCCCCGTCTCGGCGATCGCCAGCAAGCTGCTGGAGACGACCGAGGGCTCGCTGATGGCGGCGGTCCCGCACTGCAAGCCGGGCAATCGCCTCGGCGACGTCTCGAACGCGATCCAGAGACACGTCGAGGCGGAGGGGCTGTCGATCGTCCGCTCGCTCGTCGGCCACGGGATCGGCCGCGACATGCACGAGGACCCGCAGATCCCCAACTACGGTCCGGCCGGCCGCGGGCCGCTGCTCGAAGAGGGCATGGTGCTCGCGATCGAGCCGATGGTCACCGCCGGCCGCCATCAGGTGCGGATGGCCGACGACCACTGGGCGATCTACTCGCAGGACGGCTCGCTCGCCGCCCACTTCGAGTTCACGATCGCCATCACGGGCGACGGGCCCCGCGTCCTGACACCGTGGCACGAGAACGGCGAGCAGGCCGCGGCCTGA
- the rpmJ gene encoding 50S ribosomal protein L36 gives MKVRPSVKPMCEKCKIIRRHGRVLVICSNPRHKQRQG, from the coding sequence ATGAAGGTACGACCGTCGGTCAAGCCGATGTGCGAGAAGTGCAAGATCATTCGCCGCCACGGCCGCGTGCTGGTCATCTGCTCGAACCCGCGTCACAAGCAGCGGCAGGGCTGA
- the rpsM gene encoding 30S ribosomal protein S13: MARIAGINIPLNKRVEIGLTYIYGIGRSRSNELLAKVGISPDTYVRDLTEDEVGKLRDEIDSLTVEGDLRRERSQNVKRLMEIGCYRGLRHRRGLPVRGQKTKTNARTRKGPKRMSVAGKKKAGKK; the protein is encoded by the coding sequence ATGGCTCGTATCGCAGGCATCAACATCCCGCTGAACAAGCGCGTCGAGATCGGTCTCACGTACATCTACGGGATCGGCCGGTCGAGATCCAACGAGCTGCTGGCGAAGGTCGGCATCTCCCCCGACACCTACGTGCGCGACCTGACCGAGGACGAGGTCGGCAAGCTGCGCGACGAGATCGACTCGCTGACCGTCGAGGGCGACCTCCGGCGCGAGCGCTCGCAGAACGTCAAGCGCCTGATGGAGATCGGCTGCTACCGCGGTCTGCGCCATCGTCGCGGCCTGCCCGTGCGCGGGCAGAAGACCAAGACCAACGCGCGTACGCGCAAGGGTCCGAAGCGTATGTCGGTGGCCGGCAAGAAGAAGGCGGGGAAGAAGTAA
- the rpsK gene encoding 30S ribosomal protein S11, with amino-acid sequence MSPAPKRPQRGRRRVRKNIPVGQAHIKTSFNNTIVSLTDREGNVIAWESAGGAGFKGSRKSTPFAAQVTADAAARKGIEHGLQKVEVFVKGPGSGRETAIRSLQAAGLEVTGVKDVTPQAHNGCRPRKRRRV; translated from the coding sequence GTGAGTCCAGCTCCGAAGCGTCCGCAGCGCGGCCGGCGCAGAGTTCGCAAGAACATCCCGGTCGGTCAGGCCCACATCAAGACGAGCTTCAACAACACGATCGTCTCGTTGACCGACCGCGAGGGCAACGTGATCGCGTGGGAGTCCGCCGGCGGCGCCGGTTTCAAGGGCTCGCGCAAGTCGACGCCGTTCGCCGCGCAGGTGACCGCCGACGCGGCTGCGCGCAAGGGCATCGAGCACGGCCTTCAGAAGGTCGAGGTCTTCGTCAAGGGCCCCGGTTCCGGCCGCGAGACCGCGATTCGCTCTCTGCAGGCCGCCGGCCTCGAGGTGACGGGCGTCAAGGACGTCACCCCGCAGGCGCACAACGGCTGCCGTCCCCGGAAGCGGCGGCGGGTCTGA
- a CDS encoding DNA-directed RNA polymerase subunit alpha, with product MLDFQVPRITTETVEENRGSFTIEPLDRGFGYTFGNSLRRVLLSSLAGAAVTSVRIEGVAHEFSTIPGVKEDVTDIVLNLKGIVCRMHSDATEIEAPLVVTGPGDITAKDIDLPSGVEILNPDAHIATLEKKTKLEVYLTIGRGRGYRPAEENKSPDQPIGVIPIDSIFSPVRRVAYAVEQARVGQKTDYDKLTLDIETDGSIDPHAALREAAEILISQLAIFTDADRVIELRDTGGLGALEPGLAGGGVGGVGGHGAGPGGRPANAMDDILIEELELGVRSYNCLKRAGIQTVGDLISKTENELNAIPNFGKKSIDEVIETLEGRGLHLRQD from the coding sequence ATGCTCGACTTTCAAGTCCCCCGAATCACCACTGAGACCGTTGAGGAGAACCGCGGCTCCTTCACGATCGAGCCGCTCGATCGCGGGTTCGGCTACACGTTCGGCAACTCGCTTCGCCGTGTCCTGCTCTCTTCGCTCGCTGGCGCCGCGGTCACGAGCGTGCGGATCGAGGGCGTCGCGCACGAGTTCTCCACGATTCCGGGTGTGAAGGAGGACGTGACCGACATCGTCCTCAACCTCAAGGGCATCGTCTGCCGCATGCACTCCGACGCGACCGAGATCGAGGCCCCGCTCGTCGTCACGGGCCCCGGCGACATCACCGCGAAGGACATCGACCTGCCCTCCGGCGTCGAGATCCTGAACCCGGACGCGCACATCGCGACGCTCGAGAAGAAGACGAAGCTCGAGGTGTACCTGACGATCGGCCGCGGCCGCGGCTACCGCCCGGCCGAGGAGAACAAGTCGCCCGATCAGCCGATCGGCGTGATCCCGATCGACTCGATCTTCTCGCCGGTCCGTCGCGTCGCCTACGCGGTCGAGCAGGCCCGCGTCGGCCAGAAGACCGACTACGACAAGCTGACGCTCGACATCGAGACCGACGGCTCGATCGACCCGCACGCCGCGCTGCGCGAGGCGGCCGAGATCCTGATCTCGCAGCTGGCGATCTTCACCGACGCTGACCGCGTCATCGAACTGCGCGACACCGGGGGCCTCGGCGCGCTCGAGCCCGGCCTCGCCGGTGGCGGCGTCGGCGGCGTGGGCGGGCACGGTGCCGGCCCCGGCGGCCGTCCCGCGAACGCGATGGACGACATCCTGATCGAGGAGCTGGAGCTGGGCGTGCGCTCGTACAACTGCCTCAAGCGCGCGGGCATCCAGACCGTCGGCGACCTCATCTCCAAGACCGAGAACGAGCTGAACGCGATCCCGAACTTCGGCAAGAAGTCGATCGACGAGGTCATCGAGACGCTCGAAGGGCGCGGGCTCCACCTGCGCCAGGACTAA